A window of Costertonia aggregata contains these coding sequences:
- a CDS encoding glycosyltransferase has protein sequence MNFSVLMSVYEKDNPTYLKEALDSIWIQQSLKPTQIVIVEDGPLPDKLFAIIKEFSKTAPVERVKLATNVGLGKALSKGIEYCSYELVARMDSDDISKPERFERQIAFLKKHKEIDVLGTFIDEFKETTSNIIATRKVPEKNLEIKSKLKVRNTMNHVSIMAKKNKILISGNYKTMFYFEDYYLWARMFMNDCIFYNIQESLVNVRIGQDMIGRRLGLSYAKHEINFYRKLKDIGFIGNLAFLKAIFLRLPLRFLPKKILGVFYNYIIRS, from the coding sequence ATGAATTTTTCTGTATTAATGTCAGTTTATGAAAAGGATAATCCAACTTATCTTAAAGAGGCACTGGATAGTATATGGATACAACAATCTTTGAAGCCTACACAAATTGTTATTGTTGAGGATGGTCCCTTACCAGACAAACTCTTTGCTATAATCAAGGAGTTTTCTAAAACAGCACCAGTGGAAAGGGTTAAGCTTGCTACCAATGTTGGCCTTGGAAAGGCTCTTTCTAAAGGTATTGAATATTGCTCTTATGAATTGGTAGCTAGAATGGATTCTGACGATATATCCAAACCAGAAAGGTTTGAGAGACAAATAGCTTTCTTAAAAAAACACAAAGAAATCGATGTCTTAGGGACATTTATAGATGAATTTAAGGAAACAACTTCAAACATAATAGCCACTAGAAAAGTTCCGGAAAAAAATTTAGAGATAAAAAGTAAGCTCAAAGTCAGAAATACCATGAACCATGTTTCTATAATGGCAAAAAAAAACAAAATACTAATTTCGGGAAATTACAAGACTATGTTTTATTTTGAGGATTACTATCTGTGGGCGAGAATGTTTATGAACGACTGTATTTTTTATAATATACAAGAATCATTGGTAAACGTAAGAATTGGGCAAGATATGATAGGTAGAAGACTGGGCCTTTCGTATGCCAAACACGAAATTAATTTTTACAGAAAACTAAAGGATATAGGCTTCATTGGGAACCTTGCGTTCTTAAAAGCTATTTTTCTGCGATTACCGTTGAGGTTTTTACCAAAAAAAATCCTTGGTGTTTTTTACAACTACATTATTCGATCCTAA
- a CDS encoding O-antigen ligase family protein: MLIILFFIFGIRRLWVRNQLLIFLFFIFSVSLFLSVMFFLDTYVFDLEQFSRENTTLLSWRDVIWEIFFEHYDPSVTELLFGYGNVGQFISGISYEYEYLFSNWPNPTQISLHNNTLQMLVDIGVIGILSFFSVLYYVVRFSIRQYRKFNNKIYLLIPGVVNYILLLGFSDIIVNISNIGVYFVIMFIIINTLYRPKTDNTP, encoded by the coding sequence TTGCTGATTATTCTTTTTTTCATATTTGGTATCAGGAGGTTATGGGTTCGTAATCAATTGCTGATTTTTTTGTTCTTTATCTTTTCTGTGAGCTTGTTTTTGTCAGTAATGTTTTTTTTGGATACATATGTATTTGATTTAGAACAGTTTTCACGAGAAAATACCACACTTTTATCATGGCGAGATGTTATATGGGAAATCTTCTTTGAACACTATGACCCCTCTGTTACTGAGCTTCTGTTTGGATACGGTAATGTAGGTCAATTTATTTCCGGCATTTCTTACGAATATGAATATTTATTTTCGAATTGGCCAAACCCGACACAAATAAGCCTTCATAACAATACATTACAAATGTTGGTAGATATTGGTGTTATAGGCATTTTGAGTTTTTTTTCGGTATTATATTATGTTGTTCGTTTTAGCATAAGACAATATAGAAAATTCAATAATAAAATATACTTGTTAATACCAGGTGTGGTCAATTATATCTTGTTATTGGGGTTTTCGGATATAATCGTCAACATTTCAAATATTGGAGTTTATTTTGTTATTATGTTTATCATTATTAATACTTTGTATAGGCCCAAAACTGACAACACCCCCTAA
- a CDS encoding HAD family hydrolase gives MAIKNIFFDFDGVLAESVSAKTIAFKEMYLSYGKDIANKVVEYHIENGGVSRYEKFRYWEKQFFGKDLSKTELKQMADRFSELVLQKVIDSEAVSESLWFLKKYNKTLRFWVITGTPTAEIEKIAKARKIDCFFEGLHGSPENKIHWSEYLLRTYNLDRTETLFLGDATTDMDAAKFSKLHFALRRNKENRELFKDYDGLEFEDFKQLEKLLIEQKLLY, from the coding sequence ATGGCGATAAAAAATATTTTTTTTGATTTTGATGGGGTTTTAGCAGAGTCGGTGAGCGCCAAAACCATTGCATTCAAAGAAATGTACCTGTCTTACGGTAAAGATATCGCCAATAAGGTAGTTGAGTATCATATAGAAAACGGAGGTGTTTCCAGATATGAGAAATTTAGATATTGGGAAAAACAGTTTTTCGGTAAGGACCTGAGCAAAACTGAACTAAAACAAATGGCGGATAGGTTTTCTGAATTGGTATTGCAAAAAGTAATAGATTCCGAAGCGGTTTCGGAATCATTATGGTTTTTAAAAAAATACAATAAGACACTTAGGTTTTGGGTCATTACAGGTACGCCGACCGCTGAAATAGAAAAAATAGCTAAAGCTAGAAAAATAGATTGTTTTTTTGAAGGACTTCACGGGTCCCCGGAGAATAAAATCCATTGGTCAGAGTACTTATTGAGAACATATAATCTAGACAGAACCGAGACCCTGTTTTTGGGTGATGCAACTACAGATATGGATGCTGCAAAATTCTCGAAACTTCATTTCGCGCTTCGGCGTAACAAGGAGAACAGAGAACTTTTCAAAGACTACGACGGGCTTGAATTTGAAGACTTCAAACAACTTGAAAAGTTACTCATAGAACAAAAATTGTTATACTAA
- a CDS encoding phosphoglycerate dehydrogenase, whose amino-acid sequence MKVLLTSTSFQDTPGKHQDLLKAQGYELDMLRGPLLEDELLPIVGNYDAIICGDDEYTEKVLEKGFEGRLRYISKYGVGLDRIDLNAAEKLGIPVTNCPGVNQISVSEHVLALLFTFEKNIHVQHNSTQNGSWKRWVGQEIHGRTIGIVGLGAVGRELAKKSNALGMKVLAFDIFKDKDFLKAHDYVSFVSNLDEIYSQAEIISLHLPHTSESKHMINEEVVFEKLKRNPILINTSRGKLVDSKVIIKALKAERIRGYLTDVLAHEPMLADEVLKGVENIIITPHVGSRTFQSVERQGIMAVTNLLKLAGKDL is encoded by the coding sequence ATGAAAGTATTGCTCACTTCAACATCTTTTCAGGACACTCCCGGAAAGCATCAAGATCTTCTAAAGGCCCAAGGATATGAATTAGATATGCTGAGAGGGCCATTATTGGAAGATGAGCTATTGCCTATCGTAGGAAATTATGATGCAATAATTTGTGGAGATGACGAATATACCGAAAAGGTGCTCGAAAAAGGGTTTGAAGGTAGGCTTAGATACATTTCAAAATATGGCGTAGGGCTTGATAGAATTGATTTAAATGCTGCGGAAAAACTTGGAATACCAGTAACAAATTGTCCTGGAGTAAATCAGATATCAGTATCAGAACACGTCTTGGCACTGTTGTTCACATTCGAAAAAAATATACATGTACAACATAATTCCACACAAAATGGTAGTTGGAAACGCTGGGTCGGCCAAGAGATACATGGTAGGACAATAGGGATTGTGGGATTGGGCGCAGTGGGCAGAGAATTGGCGAAAAAATCCAACGCTTTGGGTATGAAAGTATTGGCTTTTGATATTTTTAAGGATAAAGATTTCCTAAAGGCTCATGACTATGTAAGTTTTGTATCCAATTTAGATGAAATCTATAGCCAAGCAGAGATCATTAGTCTTCACTTGCCGCACACAAGCGAATCAAAGCACATGATTAACGAAGAGGTTGTCTTTGAAAAATTAAAAAGAAACCCCATATTAATCAATACCTCAAGAGGTAAATTGGTAGATAGCAAGGTAATTATCAAAGCTCTTAAAGCAGAAAGGATTAGAGGTTATTTAACTGATGTTCTGGCGCACGAGCCCATGTTGGCCGACGAGGTTCTGAAAGGGGTGGAAAATATTATCATTACGCCCCATGTAGGCTCAAGAACCTTTCAAAGTGTAGAAAGGCAAGGTATTATGGCTGTAACTAATTTATTGAAGCTTGCTGGAAAAGATTTATGA
- a CDS encoding MATE family efflux transporter: MKNIFRNPMFTSWIFTGSKMIVLLVLTTLIVKKFSVGEIALWYLFTSIQGFAHLFDIGFSSTIIRFTAYSAANKDPNHFSKSFQLLYGSMNTVFAILVLFVMGFFVAIGFLSVNEVVQENNITHGFTAFLILALIMPINFFLKKNDAFIKGLNQISLFNNWNAILYFVSGVATIIAIWMDLPFYIVVLTNQLFNVVNSIKNVFLLRSIVNFKFNIFRFSFDKEILLEYWRPTWKSALISFSSNGANNLINIMIPNFFGVEIIASYLFSMRIIQFVNEFSWPPFYAYLPEFIKKYKQGDVLYTAKKAYSKLEFSIVLLILGITALSVTADFALSLINAKTTFIPIPLMVFLLLMLILERFTAMHSQIIMFSNDIEHYKQYLFLSISFIGLTFGLINIFGLYAIPLAYTGSVFFPLKVMMERSLRLMKVNFWDYVRNYMKKIIIVSVICLIILVIAVW; encoded by the coding sequence ATGAAAAATATCTTTCGCAATCCAATGTTTACAAGTTGGATTTTTACAGGGTCCAAAATGATCGTGTTGTTGGTTCTGACCACATTGATCGTAAAAAAATTTAGTGTTGGTGAAATTGCGTTGTGGTATCTATTTACCAGTATTCAAGGGTTTGCCCACCTTTTTGATATTGGATTTTCATCTACGATAATTCGCTTTACGGCCTACAGTGCCGCAAACAAAGATCCAAACCATTTTTCTAAAAGTTTTCAGTTGCTTTACGGTTCTATGAACACCGTGTTTGCAATTTTGGTGCTATTCGTCATGGGATTTTTTGTCGCCATAGGATTTTTATCGGTAAACGAGGTCGTCCAAGAAAATAATATAACGCACGGCTTTACCGCTTTTCTGATTTTAGCATTGATAATGCCTATCAATTTCTTTTTAAAAAAGAACGATGCTTTTATTAAAGGACTAAACCAAATCTCATTGTTCAATAATTGGAATGCTATTCTTTATTTTGTGTCCGGTGTTGCTACCATTATAGCCATCTGGATGGATTTGCCGTTTTATATCGTTGTTTTGACCAATCAATTATTCAATGTGGTCAACAGTATAAAGAATGTTTTTCTTTTAAGGAGCATTGTAAATTTTAAGTTCAATATTTTTCGATTTTCTTTCGACAAAGAGATTTTACTTGAATATTGGCGCCCTACTTGGAAATCTGCCTTGATATCCTTTTCATCCAATGGGGCGAATAATCTGATAAATATAATGATACCCAATTTTTTCGGGGTTGAAATCATCGCATCTTATCTGTTCTCCATGAGAATTATTCAATTTGTCAACGAGTTTTCTTGGCCTCCGTTTTATGCATATTTGCCTGAGTTCATCAAAAAGTACAAACAAGGGGATGTTTTGTATACTGCTAAAAAAGCATATTCAAAATTGGAATTTTCCATAGTACTGTTAATCCTTGGAATTACGGCATTAAGTGTAACAGCCGATTTTGCGCTATCTTTAATCAACGCTAAAACGACCTTTATCCCGATACCGCTCATGGTATTTTTGCTTCTGATGCTTATTTTGGAACGGTTCACTGCCATGCATTCACAAATAATCATGTTTTCCAATGACATTGAGCATTACAAACAATATTTATTTTTGTCTATCAGCTTTATAGGGCTAACATTTGGGCTGATAAATATCTTTGGCCTTTACGCAATTCCATTGGCCTATACTGGATCTGTTTTTTTTCCTTTAAAAGTAATGATGGAAAGGTCTTTGCGGCTTATGAAAGTTAATTTTTGGGATTATGTCAGGAATTATATGAAAAAGATTATAATTGTGTCGGTAATTTGTTTAATTATTTTAGTTATAGCGGTTTGGTAA
- a CDS encoding 6-hydroxymethylpterin diphosphokinase MptE-like protein — translation MKKLKSFFKRNLPLWYLDQPGIIFGYDKGKIKKLQNKFEGQRCFILGNGPSLNNMDLGLLKNEFSFAVNGIFYKTDEMGYKPSFYVVEDGAVMRDNKKRINEFKSDYNFFPSIYKKDIHNRENTYFFNMDRSFYEKRSPYFEIPRFSVDCSQKIYCGQSVTIVNLQLAYFLGFSEVYLIGMDFNYEIPASLKIDGHVFESTEDDVNHFHPDYFGKGKKWHDPKLHNVLKSYKMAKLMFEIDGRHIYNATDGGKLDLFDRVDYNSLFSK, via the coding sequence ATGAAAAAACTAAAATCTTTTTTTAAAAGAAACCTACCCCTTTGGTACCTTGATCAACCGGGAATAATTTTTGGATACGACAAAGGAAAAATTAAAAAACTTCAAAACAAATTTGAAGGCCAACGTTGCTTTATTTTAGGCAATGGTCCATCCTTGAACAATATGGATCTTGGGTTGTTGAAAAATGAATTTAGTTTTGCGGTCAACGGGATTTTTTATAAGACAGACGAAATGGGGTATAAGCCTTCTTTTTACGTGGTTGAAGATGGAGCCGTAATGAGGGACAACAAAAAGCGCATCAATGAATTTAAATCTGATTACAATTTCTTTCCTAGTATATATAAAAAAGACATTCATAATAGGGAAAACACTTATTTTTTTAATATGGACAGGTCCTTTTATGAGAAAAGAAGCCCATATTTTGAAATTCCAAGGTTTTCTGTGGATTGTTCTCAAAAAATATACTGTGGGCAATCTGTTACCATCGTAAATTTACAACTAGCATACTTTTTAGGTTTTAGTGAGGTGTACCTTATTGGCATGGACTTTAATTATGAAATACCCGCAAGCCTTAAGATTGATGGCCATGTTTTTGAAAGTACCGAAGATGATGTGAACCATTTCCACCCTGATTATTTTGGCAAAGGAAAAAAATGGCATGACCCTAAACTGCATAATGTACTGAAGAGTTATAAAATGGCCAAGTTAATGTTCGAGATAGACGGGAGACATATTTACAACGCAACAGATGGCGGCAAACTTGATCTTTTTGACCGTGTGGATTATAACTCACTATTTTCAAAATGA
- a CDS encoding O-antigen ligase family protein, which produces MPYKTFFDFNNVILFSLGCGIFILPYDLNLNSYCIVFTFLAWLYGVVKGKVLFKDFKILAIHSFPFLIAVLGLVYTSNVEYGFNYLTRVSSFLILPVIFGTVSFKARQYDYLQLAFVFGCVVFFLNAILYFFNYDLSELLTGISEENFLFKFNQFFSKEVMHPTYYATFFLLNIFSLSYFFMKEQSFFIKSFILLLIFIVLVFLVSLTAKMPIISLVAVLFFVPIFYLVKNFKFKILILYIFLLGSVLMLVNRFLMDVPNRAVQEAYDYYNYLTGKKLENYYEYKNLQVEYDSFWFKKTNRVVIWKNSLELAKESPFIGYGTGDVQDKLIDTYKKNNELWRMQFFNSHNQFLDYQLRYGLPGVLLLIAFLFYYFRYAWLNIDFLYLSFLIIITMGFLSENFIQRHWGIVFFTFFNSLFYYRIKQLNTKQ; this is translated from the coding sequence ATGCCTTATAAAACCTTTTTTGATTTCAATAATGTTATTCTATTTTCTTTAGGTTGCGGTATATTTATTTTGCCCTACGACCTAAACCTTAATTCTTACTGTATTGTATTTACTTTTTTGGCTTGGTTGTATGGTGTCGTCAAAGGCAAAGTACTATTTAAGGATTTTAAGATATTGGCCATTCATTCCTTTCCTTTCCTAATTGCCGTTTTAGGTTTAGTATATACCTCAAATGTTGAGTACGGGTTCAATTATTTGACAAGAGTTTCTAGTTTTTTGATTTTGCCCGTTATTTTTGGTACGGTATCTTTTAAGGCCAGACAATACGATTACCTTCAACTTGCCTTTGTTTTTGGATGTGTTGTCTTTTTTTTGAATGCAATACTATATTTTTTCAATTACGACCTTTCCGAACTGCTAACTGGAATTTCCGAAGAAAACTTCCTTTTCAAGTTTAATCAGTTTTTTTCTAAGGAAGTTATGCACCCAACGTACTATGCCACATTTTTTTTACTCAATATTTTTTCGTTGAGTTATTTTTTTATGAAAGAGCAATCTTTTTTTATTAAGTCTTTTATACTGTTACTCATTTTTATTGTACTGGTTTTCTTAGTGTCACTAACAGCTAAAATGCCGATTATTTCACTGGTGGCAGTGTTGTTTTTTGTTCCGATTTTCTATTTGGTCAAAAATTTTAAATTCAAGATACTCATACTATATATTTTTTTGTTGGGGTCTGTTTTGATGCTTGTAAACCGTTTTTTAATGGACGTTCCAAATAGAGCTGTTCAAGAGGCTTATGATTATTATAATTACCTGACAGGGAAAAAGCTTGAAAATTATTATGAATACAAGAACTTGCAGGTAGAATATGACTCCTTTTGGTTCAAGAAAACCAATAGAGTAGTTATTTGGAAAAATTCCTTAGAATTGGCAAAAGAATCACCATTTATTGGTTACGGGACAGGGGATGTACAAGATAAACTCATAGACACTTACAAAAAAAACAATGAGTTATGGAGGATGCAATTTTTTAATTCACATAATCAATTTTTGGATTATCAATTGCGATATGGCCTTCCGGGCGTGTTGTTGCTTATTGCTTTCTTGTTCTATTATTTTAGATATGCATGGTTGAACATAGACTTTTTGTATTTGTCTTTTCTTATAATCATAACAATGGGTTTTTTGTCCGAAAACTTCATTCAACGGCATTGGGGAATAGTTTTTTTCACCTTTTTTAATTCTTTGTTCTATTACAGAATAAAACAGCTCAACACGAAACAATAA
- a CDS encoding sugar transferase — translation MARPSILNLLERKFILLLGDLFIVITSLNYFVIEAIDPQFISLKLKVVVISFGIISFLALSYILDLYNLQRTLKRKYVVSQAIYITALFVLTVFIFSLIVFDASFYIKHLLLFLILTPLEIALWRLFFVNVFRIIPTTKNVLFIYDNEDQSEVRRVINLIDGDEEETFYKVKLTYNINQLIGAKQNFLKATEKIDAWIINVENYNELPSDIEKVMLMSILKGREVISFTSFYENTYEALPIQSHNDSFYEILQLRNRKIRYLQTIFGFGINLTLALVLGVVFLLCLPFVWSFNLLFNRGPLFYTQKRVGLHGKEFKIYKFRSMVVDAEKTGAKMAAKNDARITPFGRILRAFRIDELPQIISVIKGDMQFIGPRPERKVFVNQLNSRVPFYNARHLIRPGITGWAQVKYKYGENLDDSVKKLEYDLYYIKNRSITLDLRIIFKTVTTVLFSRGV, via the coding sequence ATGGCCAGACCTTCTATCTTGAATCTGTTGGAACGTAAGTTCATCCTCCTGTTAGGAGATTTGTTCATAGTGATTACAAGTCTAAACTATTTCGTAATTGAGGCTATAGACCCTCAGTTTATTTCACTTAAACTAAAAGTAGTAGTAATCAGCTTTGGTATAATATCTTTTTTGGCGCTTTCATATATATTGGACCTTTACAATCTACAGCGAACATTAAAACGAAAATATGTAGTTTCGCAAGCCATTTATATTACCGCTTTATTCGTTTTAACGGTATTCATTTTCAGTTTAATTGTTTTTGATGCCAGTTTTTATATTAAACACCTTCTACTTTTTTTAATATTAACACCGCTTGAGATAGCATTATGGCGACTTTTTTTCGTGAATGTATTTAGGATTATACCAACCACAAAAAATGTTTTGTTCATTTATGATAACGAAGACCAGTCAGAAGTCAGGAGGGTAATAAATCTGATAGACGGTGACGAAGAAGAAACCTTCTACAAGGTAAAGCTTACATACAATATTAACCAGCTCATTGGTGCAAAACAAAATTTTTTGAAAGCAACAGAAAAGATAGATGCATGGATAATAAATGTTGAGAACTACAACGAACTACCATCGGATATTGAAAAGGTCATGTTAATGAGTATACTTAAAGGAAGAGAAGTAATATCTTTCACTTCGTTTTACGAAAACACTTATGAAGCCCTGCCCATACAATCCCATAACGATAGTTTTTATGAAATACTACAGCTTAGAAATAGAAAAATAAGATACTTGCAAACTATTTTCGGTTTCGGAATTAATTTGACATTGGCTTTAGTTTTGGGAGTCGTTTTTTTACTTTGCCTTCCCTTTGTTTGGTCTTTCAACTTATTATTTAATCGAGGACCATTATTTTACACTCAAAAAAGAGTCGGGTTGCATGGGAAGGAATTTAAGATTTATAAATTTAGGTCTATGGTGGTAGACGCAGAAAAGACCGGTGCCAAAATGGCGGCCAAAAACGATGCGAGAATTACGCCATTTGGTAGAATTCTGCGTGCATTTAGAATAGATGAGTTACCGCAAATTATTTCGGTAATAAAAGGTGATATGCAATTTATTGGACCAAGACCCGAGCGAAAGGTGTTCGTAAACCAACTGAACAGTCGAGTCCCCTTCTATAATGCACGCCATCTAATACGACCCGGTATTACAGGGTGGGCACAAGTAAAATATAAATATGGAGAGAACCTTGATGATTCAGTCAAAAAATTGGAATATGACCTATATTACATTAAAAACCGCTCCATAACCCTAGATTTGCGAATTATCTTTAAAACCGTAACAACAGTTCTGTTTTCGAGAGGAGTATAA
- a CDS encoding glycosyltransferase family 2 protein — protein sequence MKFSLILATFGIKKIRYIKELLQSLNDSTFNEFEVILVDQNPENDIELLFFEERYSFSKQYLKSEPGLSKARNIGLAVAKGSYIAFPDDDCIYPRDLLSQVYGFLQDNPSIDLLAIDTRDTITGNKLPYTKRAVGQFKMKKNDIFKTVTSISIFAKKYNSFFFDERLGLGAEYPSCEEFDFVTTYFKNLKNCYFTDEFFVLHPNHTDKGTSTLVNKIRRHGVGHGAYFKKHFFFVLSASLYQMVVVPIGGIIFGIFSLNKNRISIYWAYLVSRAQGFISF from the coding sequence ATGAAATTTAGCTTAATCTTAGCGACCTTTGGAATAAAAAAAATAAGGTATATCAAAGAACTGTTGCAAAGTTTAAATGATTCTACCTTTAATGAATTTGAAGTAATTCTAGTAGATCAGAATCCAGAAAACGACATAGAACTTCTTTTTTTTGAAGAAAGGTATAGTTTTTCCAAACAATATTTAAAGTCGGAACCCGGTCTTTCCAAAGCACGTAATATTGGTCTTGCTGTAGCTAAAGGGTCCTACATAGCTTTTCCTGATGATGATTGTATTTACCCAAGAGATTTATTGTCCCAAGTTTATGGTTTCTTACAGGATAATCCTTCGATAGACTTATTGGCGATAGACACCAGGGACACTATAACGGGCAATAAGCTACCCTATACAAAGAGAGCTGTCGGACAATTTAAGATGAAAAAGAATGATATTTTCAAAACAGTGACATCAATATCTATTTTTGCAAAAAAATATAATTCATTCTTCTTTGATGAACGTTTGGGCCTAGGTGCGGAATATCCTAGTTGTGAAGAGTTTGATTTTGTGACCACTTATTTTAAAAATTTAAAAAACTGTTATTTTACCGATGAATTCTTTGTTTTACATCCTAACCATACGGATAAGGGGACATCAACATTGGTAAATAAGATACGCAGACACGGGGTCGGGCATGGGGCATACTTTAAAAAGCATTTTTTTTTCGTTTTGTCCGCATCCCTATATCAAATGGTGGTTGTGCCAATCGGCGGTATCATTTTTGGCATATTCAGCCTAAATAAAAATAGGATATCGATATATTGGGCCTATCTTGTGTCAAGGGCGCAAGGTTTTATTAGCTTTTAA